The nucleotide window GTCTTTACTGTGCCTTGTTATATAGTACGTAGACCGGCTATTTTAGGCTTAAGTTCACGGTAATTATTGGTTTTCTATTTGATCGATAAAAGTTTGTGATTGCATAATCGAATCATTCATATGCTTAATCAACACGTCAACATCCGCTTTTATTGATGCATATTCGCCTTGCAACTGGCCTACCGCTTTCGCATTCAAGTTATGTTTAAGGTACAACATGTTGTCTTTTAACGCCGCTAACACCGGTTGCATCGACTTTTCGGCACGGCGCATGGTTTTCATTAGTTTGTCGTAGTTACGTTGCGTCTCGGTTAATTTTGCCTGACTTTGACGTTGCAGGTTCTTACTAGAGTACTGGCCAATTTCATCTTGCCACTCATCAAATAACGCTTCAGAGACATCCTCGATTGAATCAATACGATCACTGACGTCATCGGCGGCATCTTGTGAGTCTTCATAATTTTCAAGGGTGATCTCGTATTGTTGCTGCAAATCACCGCCTTCAAAATCAATCAATTCGCTCAATTGCTCTAATGCCGATTTAAACTGCTCTTGCGCATCTTGCTGA belongs to Thalassotalea sp. HSM 43 and includes:
- a CDS encoding DUF2959 domain-containing protein, with the translated sequence MDFVRRLCLIGLLITLAGCQSAYYSAMESVGTHKRDIMVDRVEGAKESQQDAQEQFKSALEQLSELIDFEGGDLQQQYEITLENYEDSQDAADDVSDRIDSIEDVSEALFDEWQDEIGQYSSKNLQRQSQAKLTETQRNYDKLMKTMRRAEKSMQPVLAALKDNMLYLKHNLNAKAVGQLQGEYASIKADVDVLIKHMNDSIMQSQTFIDQIENQ